Proteins from one Magnetococcales bacterium genomic window:
- the atpF gene encoding F0F1 ATP synthase subunit B, translating to MISIAHAAEEATQHAQASGLPQFNPINFSSQIFWTVVSFLVLLYLLTRFVIPAINAILDARSQSIEDDLKQAKSAREEAEKVLAGYRKELGTARQEATKILEQARREAAQQRELTKNELEKELIKKRSAAMDEIEQAKRRAVEEIKMIAVDLTVDATQKLIGKAVTKTDANKMVEQLLTQIKEENQQPVH from the coding sequence ATGATCTCTATCGCCCACGCCGCTGAAGAGGCCACCCAACATGCACAGGCCTCCGGCCTCCCGCAGTTCAACCCCATCAACTTCAGTTCCCAAATTTTCTGGACTGTCGTCTCTTTCCTCGTCCTGCTCTACCTCCTTACCCGGTTCGTCATTCCGGCCATCAACGCCATCCTGGATGCGCGGAGTCAATCCATCGAGGATGATCTGAAACAGGCCAAAAGTGCCCGGGAAGAAGCAGAAAAAGTTCTGGCCGGTTATCGCAAAGAGCTGGGTACCGCCCGCCAGGAGGCTACGAAAATTCTGGAACAGGCGCGCCGGGAAGCCGCTCAGCAACGTGAATTGACCAAGAACGAACTTGAAAAAGAGCTGATCAAAAAAAGAAGCGCGGCCATGGACGAGATCGAACAAGCCAAACGCCGTGCGGTCGAGGAGATCAAGATGATCGCCGTGGATCTGACCGTGGACGCCACCCAAAAACTTATCGGCAAGGCCGTTACCAAGACCGATGCCAATAAAATGGTCGAACAGCTCCTCACCCAAATCAAGGAAGAGAATCAGCAGCCGGTGCATTGA
- the atpE gene encoding ATP synthase F0 subunit C, protein MESLAASFVGMGLAAAGLAGSGIGLGFMFGKTIEAFARQPGAEAQLSKYVWIGAAFVEAIALYGLVIAFIIMGKG, encoded by the coding sequence ATGGAAAGTCTTGCCGCATCTTTCGTCGGTATGGGTTTGGCCGCCGCTGGTCTCGCCGGCTCGGGCATTGGCCTGGGCTTCATGTTCGGCAAGACCATCGAGGCCTTCGCCCGCCAACCCGGCGCCGAGGCCCAGCTGTCCAAATATGTCTGGATCGGCGCCGCCTTCGTCGAGGCCATCGCGCTCTACGGCCTCGTCATCGCCTTCATCATCATGGGCAAAGGTTGA
- a CDS encoding F0F1 ATP synthase subunit A, whose protein sequence is MDPLHHFQVIKVIPISLFGIDISISNSVIWIWIAIGVAFGLFRLGTHAPSLVPGRMQSIAEAGLLFVRGIINDTIGKEGQKFFPLVFTMFLFILFCNVTGLIPGSFTPTSQLIVTGTFAVGVFVFSTGLGFYKHGAHYFKFFVPGGLPVLLLPLMVPIEIISYLARPVSLSVRLFANMTAGHTVLGVLFFFTATLPWFGAWLPFGFSVVFTAVEIFIGFIQAYIFTILTCVYINDALHMH, encoded by the coding sequence ATGGATCCCCTGCACCACTTCCAGGTGATCAAAGTCATCCCCATCTCCCTGTTCGGCATCGATATCTCCATTTCCAACTCCGTCATCTGGATCTGGATCGCCATCGGGGTCGCCTTCGGTCTCTTCAGACTAGGCACGCACGCCCCGTCCCTCGTTCCCGGACGCATGCAGTCCATCGCCGAGGCCGGCCTCCTCTTCGTGCGCGGCATCATCAACGACACGATCGGCAAGGAAGGCCAAAAATTTTTCCCCCTTGTCTTCACCATGTTTCTCTTCATTCTCTTCTGCAATGTCACCGGCCTGATCCCAGGGTCGTTCACCCCCACGTCGCAGCTCATCGTCACCGGCACCTTCGCCGTGGGCGTCTTCGTTTTTTCCACCGGCCTGGGGTTTTACAAACACGGCGCCCACTACTTCAAATTTTTTGTCCCGGGAGGCCTGCCGGTCCTCCTCCTCCCCCTGATGGTGCCCATCGAAATCATCTCCTACCTGGCCCGGCCCGTCTCCCTGTCGGTGCGTCTCTTCGCCAACATGACCGCCGGTCATACCGTCCTGGGCGTCCTCTTCTTCTTCACCGCCACCCTGCCCTGGTTCGGCGCTTGGCTTCCCTTCGGCTTCTCGGTAGTCTTTACCGCCGTCGAAATCTTCATCGGCTTCATTCAAGCCTATATTTTTACGATTCTGACGTGCGTCTACATCAACGATGCACTCCACATGCATTGA
- a CDS encoding AtpZ/AtpI family protein, with amino-acid sequence MAEQDPKPHASGLSLAMRMSTEMVVATLIGVGIGHGLDTWLGTKPWATLVFFLFGVAAGFRNLYYAANR; translated from the coding sequence ATGGCAGAGCAGGATCCAAAGCCGCATGCCTCCGGGTTGTCGCTGGCTATGCGCATGAGCACGGAGATGGTCGTCGCCACGCTGATCGGCGTGGGTATCGGGCACGGTCTCGATACCTGGCTGGGTACCAAACCCTGGGCCACCCTGGTCTTCTTCCTTTTCGGGGTTGCCGCCGGGTTCCGCAATCTCTATTACGCCGCCAACCGATGA
- a CDS encoding NAD+ synthase: MDTTLAMAQVNPHVGDLEGNLDLVLRVARQARNLGADLLVLPELVLAGYPPEDLLHKPSFLERLDGVEAALQRGLGEVGVAAVYGGVRRGPEGLFNAGILVEGGRESGFVGKWCLPNYGVFDERRYFQPGEDVRLFPWRGGLLGITICEDIWHATGPMPALAAAGAQWVINLNASPYHVGKRLERQEIVAERIREAGLPVVYVNQVGGQDELLFDGGSFAMNRHGQVVVRAGVFREDLRLLRVRPCSAGGVDFLSAGDPGGEDVAPGSEREIYQALCLGLADYVRKNGFKGVVLGLSGGIDSALTAVICVDALGAGNVEVVMMPSPFTSTESLEDAAEGARRLGIRLSDIPIGDLFQNFRRLLADEFAGLPEGIAEENLQPRIRATLLMALSNKKGSLLVTTGNKSEVSVGYATLYGDMAGGFSVLKDVLKTTVYRLAEARNQWAREGCQLPPIPQRVLEKEPTAELKYNQKDSDSLPPYPLLDRILHLYVEQDYGLHEIVAQGVDRETAVRVMRMVDRNEYKRRQAAPGVRITRRAFGKDRRYPITNGFQVT, from the coding sequence ATGGATACGACACTGGCGATGGCCCAGGTCAACCCGCATGTCGGGGATCTGGAAGGGAACCTGGATCTGGTTTTGCGCGTGGCGCGGCAGGCCAGGAATCTGGGGGCTGACCTGTTGGTTCTGCCCGAGCTGGTTCTGGCTGGGTATCCACCCGAGGATTTGCTGCACAAGCCCTCTTTTTTGGAGCGCCTGGACGGTGTTGAGGCCGCTCTCCAGCGTGGGTTGGGGGAGGTGGGTGTGGCGGCGGTTTATGGGGGGGTGCGGCGTGGACCCGAAGGTTTGTTCAACGCCGGCATCTTGGTGGAGGGTGGCCGGGAGAGTGGTTTTGTCGGCAAGTGGTGTTTGCCCAACTATGGGGTGTTTGACGAGCGGCGTTATTTCCAACCTGGTGAGGATGTGCGCCTGTTTCCCTGGCGGGGTGGTTTGTTGGGGATCACCATCTGCGAGGATATCTGGCATGCCACGGGGCCCATGCCGGCCTTGGCCGCAGCCGGGGCGCAGTGGGTGATCAATCTTAATGCCTCGCCTTATCATGTGGGCAAACGTCTGGAACGGCAAGAGATTGTTGCCGAGCGGATTCGCGAGGCTGGTTTGCCCGTGGTCTATGTCAATCAGGTTGGTGGTCAGGATGAGCTGCTCTTTGACGGGGGCTCTTTTGCCATGAATCGGCATGGGCAGGTTGTGGTGCGTGCCGGGGTTTTCCGGGAAGATTTGCGCTTGCTGCGGGTGCGGCCCTGCTCCGCAGGTGGGGTTGATTTTTTGTCGGCGGGCGATCCGGGCGGGGAGGATGTCGCCCCGGGATCGGAGCGTGAAATCTATCAGGCTCTTTGTCTGGGTTTGGCCGATTATGTGCGGAAAAACGGTTTCAAGGGGGTGGTTCTCGGCCTCTCCGGAGGCATTGATTCGGCTTTGACAGCCGTGATCTGTGTGGATGCCCTGGGGGCCGGAAATGTTGAGGTGGTGATGATGCCCTCCCCGTTTACCTCGACCGAGAGCCTGGAGGATGCGGCGGAAGGAGCCAGACGCCTGGGTATTCGTCTGAGCGATATTCCCATAGGTGACCTGTTCCAGAATTTTCGGCGGTTGCTGGCCGATGAGTTCGCCGGTCTTCCCGAAGGGATTGCCGAAGAGAATCTCCAGCCCCGCATCCGGGCCACACTGCTCATGGCGCTTTCCAACAAGAAGGGGAGTCTTCTGGTCACGACGGGCAACAAGAGCGAAGTCAGCGTGGGTTATGCGACACTCTATGGCGATATGGCCGGCGGCTTTTCCGTCCTCAAGGATGTTTTGAAGACCACGGTGTATCGCCTGGCGGAGGCGCGCAACCAGTGGGCGCGGGAGGGGTGTCAACTTCCCCCCATACCTCAACGTGTCCTGGAGAAGGAGCCTACTGCAGAATTAAAGTATAATCAAAAGGATAGCGATTCATTGCCCCCCTATCCGCTCCTGGATCGCATATTGCACCTGTACGTGGAACAGGATTACGGTTTGCACGAGATCGTGGCACAAGGGGTGGACAGGGAGACGGCGGTGCGGGTCATGCGTATGGTGGATCGCAACGAATACAAACGGCGTCAGGCTGCTCCCGGGGTGCGCATCACCCGGCGGGCTTTTGGCAAGGATCGCCGTTATCCCATCACCAACGGTTTCCAGGTGACGTGA
- a CDS encoding DUF4115 domain-containing protein, with product MIKGTKKSSGRTEEQVEAEGVPMDVEGVSVAPPPESGGLDVARQIGQVLRQAREARGGTLEEASRQTRIRVVHLQAIEAGDIGALPGPAFVIGFLRLYVKYLNVSERETVDRFAKQWHQGDGFLATQFFPPPPNTSRSRPSFWMVTLGILGLVALVAWYARSSPGLPLFGNGHGVGIKAVVARAAVDKPVAGDAAPDTVDPDADADEGAMAPISSPFADSFDVQGGEEEEEGVQQERQDQDEEGFPDSRFAAKAGDLPAKPGARVPERGRGEGVAANRPAMQGSVAQGVEVRPGGEPKRVEVSGPVVGTRHEAGNPPVVGTRPDAGNPPAVVSRPDKAPGVVAGAGGIAEGREGQGVQKPLEGSRTAGEVGQRPVRADASPDRALPEGARGAAPPGERVSGAPGSSAAHTSGAPVAGSPDVSVTSGTSDAPVAGSPDVSVSAATKVSPDSSGSRVTLVATEEAWVAVQREDGRQIKNRVMKPGERFEVPVGGRYTAQLGNAGGVQVLVDGHPLPPLGRRGGIVRQLDLSAESLLDRFRQAAPE from the coding sequence ATGATCAAGGGAACCAAAAAATCGTCCGGCAGGACCGAAGAGCAGGTGGAAGCGGAGGGGGTGCCGATGGATGTCGAGGGGGTTTCCGTCGCTCCGCCGCCCGAGAGCGGCGGGTTGGATGTCGCCCGGCAGATCGGCCAGGTTCTTCGCCAGGCGCGAGAGGCGCGGGGGGGAACGCTTGAGGAGGCTTCCCGGCAGACGCGCATCCGGGTGGTTCATTTGCAGGCCATCGAGGCCGGGGATATCGGCGCCTTGCCCGGGCCGGCCTTTGTGATCGGGTTTTTGCGTCTTTACGTTAAATATTTGAATGTTTCAGAGAGGGAGACTGTTGACCGGTTTGCCAAGCAGTGGCACCAGGGGGATGGGTTTTTGGCCACTCAGTTTTTTCCTCCTCCCCCCAACACATCGCGCAGCCGTCCTTCGTTCTGGATGGTGACGCTGGGAATATTGGGACTGGTGGCCCTGGTCGCGTGGTATGCCCGCTCCAGTCCGGGTTTGCCGCTTTTCGGCAATGGCCACGGTGTCGGTATCAAGGCTGTTGTGGCGCGTGCGGCGGTCGATAAGCCAGTGGCGGGTGATGCTGCGCCAGATACGGTCGATCCCGACGCCGATGCCGACGAAGGCGCCATGGCGCCCATCTCTTCTCCCTTCGCCGATTCGTTCGATGTTCAGGGTGGAGAGGAGGAGGAGGAGGGTGTCCAACAGGAGCGGCAGGATCAGGATGAGGAGGGATTTCCCGATAGCCGTTTTGCGGCCAAAGCCGGAGATCTTCCCGCCAAACCGGGTGCAAGGGTGCCAGAGAGGGGCAGAGGGGAGGGCGTGGCTGCCAATCGACCCGCGATGCAGGGTTCCGTGGCGCAGGGGGTGGAGGTGCGGCCTGGCGGGGAGCCCAAGCGTGTCGAGGTGAGCGGACCGGTCGTCGGGACCAGACATGAAGCAGGGAATCCACCGGTCGTCGGCACCAGACCTGATGCAGGGAATCCACCGGCGGTGGTGTCCAGGCCTGACAAAGCGCCTGGGGTTGTGGCGGGTGCCGGGGGTATTGCCGAAGGCCGCGAGGGACAGGGTGTGCAAAAGCCTCTTGAGGGGAGCAGGACTGCCGGGGAGGTGGGCCAACGACCAGTGCGCGCCGATGCATCGCCAGACCGGGCGTTGCCTGAGGGGGCGCGAGGTGCTGCGCCACCCGGCGAGAGGGTGAGCGGAGCTCCCGGGAGTTCTGCTGCCCATACATCCGGCGCCCCGGTTGCGGGTTCGCCGGATGTTTCCGTTACGTCCGGCACATCCGACGCCCCGGTTGCGGGTTCGCCGGATGTTTCCGTTTCCGCGGCGACCAAGGTCTCTCCGGACTCCTCCGGTTCACGGGTGACCCTGGTAGCGACTGAGGAGGCCTGGGTGGCGGTGCAGCGGGAAGATGGGCGTCAGATCAAAAATCGGGTCATGAAGCCCGGAGAACGTTTCGAGGTGCCTGTTGGCGGACGCTATACGGCCCAGCTGGGCAATGCCGGTGGGGTACAGGTTTTGGTGGACGGACATCCTTTGCCGCCTTTGGGGCGCCGGGGGGGGATTGTGCGCCAACTTGATCTCTCCGCTGAGAGTCTGCTGGACCGGTTTCGCCAGGCGGCGCCAGAATGA